Within Phycisphaerales bacterium, the genomic segment GTTCGAGGACCTGCCCAAACATGAGAACCTGCGCCAGGCACTCGCATCCGAAGCGGCCTTGGCTGCGGCACAACGAGCAGATACCCCGGAGCACGTTTCCGGAGAGGCCGCTCCGGTGAATTCACCCGGCCGTTGATTCAGTGAATAAAGTCGCCAGAGAGGTTTTATCAGACGCATACAGGAGATTCCTTGGGGCGAAACCGGGCTACGTATTGAATAGCGGTCGGCGGGGGGGAAGAATGCAATGGATTCCGAGTGCACGGAGGAGCAGCGGCGCTGCCCGGAGGTCTTGGTATGCGAACGGTTTCTGACGCGGACCGGGGGATGCGGACGCGATACGGGTATCGCTGGCTGGTTGTTGCACTGCTGGCCGGCGGGCTGCCCGTGGGTGTGGCCTTCGCGGAGGAAGTCGTCGTCAAGAACGACTCCCTGGTAGATGGTGGGCAAGCGATAATCGTCGGGAATTTCGTGCCAAACGAGCGCGCCGGCGTGGTACTGACCTCGCCTTGCAACGGCAATATCGTGGCGGTGCAGGTGCTCTGGCTCTCCGACCCGTTTCAGCCCCTGCCGATTGCCAGTCTCGAAGAGGACATCACGATCAACCAGTTCGTATCGGGGACTTTCCCGACTCCCGGAGCGGAGTTGGCCCTGCTGGAAGCCCCCCTCCTTTCGCCCGGTTTTCTGAACGAATTCCGATACCTCGACGAAAACAACACGCAGCCCATCCTCGTACCGATCACGCGTGATGAACGTTTCTACGTGATTCTCCGCTATGCAAACCCGACGGATATCACCGGCAACCCGCCCACGGCCAGCGTGGTGCGCGACCTGGACGGGTGCCAGAGCGGGCGCAATGTGCTCTTCGCGATCCCCGGCGGCTGGATCAACTTCTGCTTCTTCCTCGGAGGAGATCTCGTCATCCGCGCCGTGGTGGACTGCGAGGGCTTTCCCGGGGCGTGTTGCTTACCGAACGGGCAGTGCATCCAGACCACCTCACCTCAATGTGCCCAGCAGAATGGGGTGTGGCAGGGCAACAACTCGATGTGCGCCCTCGTGCAGTGTCCCCAGCCGACCGGGGCCTGCTGCTTCCAGGCGACCAGCGGCTGTCTGACGTTGACTCAAACGAACTGCAATCTGGCTGGGGGGGTGTGGGCCGGTGCGGGAACGAACTGCCAGACGTACGCGTGCTTCCCCATCGGTGCCTGCTGTCTACCGGACGGTACGTGTGTTGATAACATCAGCCCCGCGGGGTGCGCGAATCTTGGGGGTGCCTTTGCGGGCAACGGTACGGTCTGTTCCCAGTTGTTCTGTCCCGATCCGGAGGGTGCGTGCTGCCTGTCGAACGGCAACTGCCTGTCGTTCATTGAGAGCGACTGCGCCATCGTGGGGGGCACCTGGGCCGGACCTCTGACGACCTGCCCGGATGCCTGTACCGTGCTGCCGCCCACCTATTGCCCGGGCGATATGAATTGTGACACGCTGGTGAATTTCGGAGATATCTCCCGCTTCATTGAGGCCATTAAGAACGGCGGCCCCGATGGTTGGACGTACGATCCTGGTGCTGGCCGCTGCGCGTACCTGAATGGCGACATGAACGGAGACGAGATGGTGAACTTCGCAGACATCTCCGGGTTCATCGCCGCGATCAAGGACAACCCCCCGGCGTGCGTGACCCAGCCGTAACAGCGGAGGCTGGCAGCTTGGCAAAATACCGGCGTGGAGACCACGCGGCCTGCTGAGATAGGTCGCGGCGGGTGGCGGAGCGTCGTGTATACGCCCCTCCCCGGGGGGGATGTGGATCGGTTACACTCGGGCCCATGAAAGATCTGTACCCGACGTACGAGCGTTTCGAGGCCCTCGCGACGCGCTACACCAGCATTCCACTGGTCGCGACAATCGCGGGAGATGACCTCACTCCCTTGAGCGCCTTTGGCCGCCTGCAGGCCGACTCCGCGCACGCTTTCCTGTTAGAGAGTGTGGTTGGCGGTGAAAACGTAGCGCGGTATTCGTTCCTGGCGGCGGACCCGGCCCGGTCGTTCGAGACGGTGCGCGAGCGGGTCCGCATTGTCGACCACCGGACGGGTGCGGTCCGGGAACACGAGACGAGTGACCCACTGGCCGTGCTCGAGGGACTGCTCCAGCGGTATCGCACCCCCGTGCTGCCGTCGCTGCCGCGGTTCTCAGGCGGGGCGGTCGGTTACGCGGCGTACGATACCGTCCGCTACTACGAGCACCTGCCAAACGCGCCGGAAGACGACCGCGGATTGCCCGATCTGCTATTCGACATTTACGAGACAATGGTCATCTTCGACCATGTGCACAAACTTGTCATGATCATCGCGCACGCGGACGTCCCCGCGGATGCGGATCCCGCGCAGCGCCGCGCGGCCTATGAGCGCGCCGCGGGAGAGATTGACGGACTCATCGTGCGACTGAGCCGGCCGATGGTCTCGCCGGCGGTGCGTATCTCGCTCCCGGTGCCGCTGTGCGAGCGCTGGACAAGCAACCTCTCACGCGAAGCATTCGAGCGGACCGTCGAGAAGTGCAAGGAATACATCCGGGCCGGCGATATCTTCCAGGTCGTCCCTTCGCAGCGGCTGCTGGTCGAGACGCACGCAGATCCGCTCAATATCTACCGCGCCCTGCGCGTGATCAATCCCTCGCCGTTCATGTTCTACGTCAAGACCCCGCAGGTCATCCTGGTGGGCGCCAGCCCGGAGATCATGTGCCGGGTTGAAGATGGCGTGGTTACCAACCGGCCACTGGCCGGTACACGGCAGCGTGGTGCCACCGAGGATGAAGATCGCCGCCTGCGCGAAGAGTTGATCAACGATCCGAAAGAACGGGCGGAACACGTCATGCTCGTGGATCTGGGCCGCAACGACGTCGGCCGGGTGGCTAAACCAGGCACGGTTCAGATCAGTGACGTGATGATGATCGAGTACTACAGCCACGTGATGCACATCTCGACCAATGTGACGGCCGAGCTGGAGGAAGGCAAAACCGCATTTGATGCGCTGCGTGCGGCGCTCCCGGTCGGAACGGTATCCGGCGCGCCGAAGGTCCGGGCGTTGCAGATCATCGACGAGTGCGAGCCGACGCGCCGTGGTCCGTACGCCGGCGCGGTGGGCTATTTTGATTTCGCCGGAAACATGGATACCTGCATTGCTCTCCGTACGCTCGTGGCGCAGCCGCAACCGGGTGGGGGCTACAAGACCTACGTGCAGGTTGGGGCCGGTATCGTCGCTGACTCCATCGCGGCGCGTGAGTGGGAGGAGACCATGAACAAAGCAGGCAGTCTGCTCAGCGCGATCCGGCTTGCCGAGGAGCGGTTCGAGCCGGCGCAGGTGGCCCGCACGGGTACGGAGGTGGAAGTCCGTAGTCAGAAGTAAGCCGTCACAGCGAACGGCCTTAGTCATCTGGATCTTGAACGGCTTCCGCTCAGGGTGCAACTGCCGAGAAGGTCGCATTGAGCGTGGTCGGGACTGCGGGGTGCGTAAAACTGTAGCGCAGGATCTGGCCGCAGGTGAAGTCGGTATCGCGCCGTACAACACCGGTGGTTGTGCTGCGGGGAAACGTACCGGGGATGATCAACAGCGCTTCGTCGATCAGCATGCTGCCCAGTGCGTTGCAGGCCCTTTCGATCTTGGCCGTATCACCGGCCGGGATCGTGACCGCCACGCGCGTACCGCTCGCGCGCAGCTCGTTCGCTGTTGCCGAAGTGCTGCTGCCATAGATCAGTACGGCCTCCACAGTGAAGTCACCGTTGTTCCGCAATTCGATCGTGGTGTTCGTCGCGGGAACCTCCGGACCGAACAGCGGACAGCCGGCCAGCAGGAAGATGAACACGAACCCGGTCCACGGAAACGCGCGTTTCATGAAGAACTCCTAACCCCGCGGATCGGCGGGGGCCCGAATAGCAGCATCATTCTATGCTTGGCAATCGGCGGCGTGTAGGGGGCGCTTTGTCGTACCGGCTGGGGCTCAGGGCTGACCGCTTGCAGGCCCGGCCGGCGCCTCCGGTTGGGCCAGGTAGTAGTCGAATCCGCGGATGAGCCGTTCGGTGTCCGCGGCGGAGAGCCGGAAGATCCGGTTTTCCTCGACCAGGGCCGCTAGTCGGGGAAGCTCTCCCGGGCTCTCTGGCCGCAGGTGCAATTGAAAGTCGTGGCCGTCGGCTACCCGGATGCGTACCCGGAAGGGCGCAGCGTCCAGTTCCCAGGTGGCGAGATTGGCTTCGCGGTACACCAGGTAGTGCTCCACTCTGAGGCCGGCGAGCGTGTCAGCCAGTTCATGGAGGCGCTGCAGGTTCAGTTCGACATAGGGGTCGGGTCCGAACTCCCAGGTGTTATGGCGGCGTACGAAATCGATCGTGCCGGTGGGGGTCTGGATCTCGATCTGCGTGATTTCTCCGGCCGGCAGCGAGAATAGCCGGGTCTCGATCAACTCAGCGGTCAGCACCCGGTAGATCGTGGGATCAAGCTCGTAGATATGTGGATCGTCGTTGACTTGTGCATAGGCCATGCCATCGACCGTGGCCACCCGCAGTACGTGCTCGACATAGGGCGCTGGGGGGGGCGGGTCAGCCGATTCGTCTCCAGGAGCAGGTGAGACGGCCAGCCGCAGCCGCAGCGAAAGCGCAACTTGCTTGAAGCCATACGTATCCGTGGCGTCCCGCGCGACAACCCGCGCAGCCCGCAGACGCGACAGGTCATTGACCAGGGTGGTTACATGGGTGCGGTCCGGCGGGGCGCCGTCGGGTTCGAGGAATCGCCATTCCTCGTCCTGACTACGCTCCAGCTCATACACAATCCCTCCCCGTTCAACCGAGAGGTTCCGGAGCTGCCCCGGCAGAAACGTAAAGATTGTCCGTGAACGCAGCGCCAGGGGACCATTTGCCAGCGGCGCGGTCTGTGAATCGGTGACCACGGCAACCGCGGGGTTCCCGACCACCTGCACGTAGACATGTCGGCCGGCGGGTGTGGTCGCCCCGACATGCAGCGTCTCCGGGGTCGCCCGATCGTTGGAAAAGAGCCGCACCGTGGCACGGGGTGCGTCGAGGCCATAATCGGCGAGTGCGGCTGGCTCGTCCTCGAAGCTCGTAGCCCGTAGTTGCTCACATCCAGCGAGAAACGCCTGCACTGCGGCCGCGTCAAACTCGGCCAGTTCCCCGGTGCCGCTCCAGAGCCCGTCAGAGCCACGTTCGAGGCGGGCAGCGATACCACCCGCTTCGAGCTCGATGGCCCGCACATTCGCAGCCGCAGTCCGCAGCAGGCGAGACTCGCGCAGCGTGTCAACGTTGGGAATCAGGCCGACAAGCTGCGCTTGGTCGACCAGCGCGACCGTACCGCCGGCCGCGCGCACATAGCGCCGCCGGCCATCCAGGTCGGCCTTGCCGCCCGCAACCAACCGCACTACGCGCGCCTCAGGTGGCGGGGCAGCGTCTTCGTCGTCCGGGGAAGGATCTGGCGCAAGGGTCAACTCCACCAAGAGGTAGGGAGTGTGCAATTGATACCGCTCGGGCTCGGCAACGCTGTCGGTCACGAAGTCCACGGCCGTCAACTGGGTCAGCGGCGTCAGCAATTGGGTGCGCACGCGATCGGCTTGCGCATAGGTGGTCAGTGGACTGTTGAAACGCCATTCCCCTTCCGCGCGTGAGAGAGAGTAGTTGCGGCCCTCGTGCTCGATCCGCACGCCCACAATGTCCTCGGTGCGGACATCCAGCAGGCGGTTCGAGCGATAGTCCCGCAGTTCGGTGCGGATCTGGGGCGAAAGATCGCGCCGCACCACATGGATCGTGTCCGTGCCGACTACACGTACGTAAGTATCGTTGGTGAGCACCACCTGGCGACCGATCTCGAGTGCAATCTGGGTTCCCGTTTCAGACGTCAGCGTGATGGTGGCTTGCGGTGACGCTAGCCCGGCCTCTTCGGCAGTGACACCACCGGTGCTGCCTGGCCTGAGGACTTCGCGCGATTGCAGGCCGAGCAGTGTGTTGATCAGCCCGACCACCTTGGTTCCGTCGGCGTTCGCGCTGAGAGGGGTCACGATTCGCCAGGTGGACATACGGCCGGAATCGGCATCGGCCTTTGCGTCGCGTTCGAACACCAGCACCGGACGCTGGGGGCGTTCGACCTGAACACGCGTGATGTCGTCCGCTGCGGGCCGTGGATCCAGCACGTAGCGAGTGTCATCCTCGGGAGTCGTGGCTGTCGCGGGGGGCGTGTCCCCGTCCCCGCGCGGAAAGAACAACCAGGCAGCGCCGACTGCCAGCACGAGCAAAAGGAGAACCGCTGTCGTCCGGAAGTTCATCGGCCGTTACCTCCGCCGAACCAGCCACGCCCCCACACCAGCGAGCAGCGCGGTCGCCGGCCATACGACCACGAGGATCCAGGGCAGCACCCGCGTAGCAGTGTACTCGTCGAGCCGTTGAAGACGCGGTACGCTCGCAGAACGTGGTCCGACTGCGATGCGGTCGGCCTCACCGGCCAGCCAATGCAAGCTGTTGAGCAGGAAATCGACATTGCCCGAGAAGAGTGGCACCTGCACCAGCAGCGCCCCCACCTGCCGCAGGGCGGCCTGGTTGGCAAACTGATCGTCGAAGACCCGTTGCGCACTCAGCACCACAAGGCGCCGGTCCTGCGGTCCTTCCGCGGCCACGGCGAGTGGGAAGGGGGGCGGTATGAGGTCCGTCCCGCGCTCCAGGCCCTGTTCCAACCGACCAGGACTCGCCAGCAGCTCCTGCAACCGATTCAGGTCGGTTACAGCCCAGATGCTCTCGGTGTCCGGCACGGATAGCAGCGGCTCGATCCGCAGGTTTGCCGGACGAGACTCCGCCGGGAGGAGGCGTAACGGCGCGGCCAAGGCAACCGCAAATGTTTCTCCGGCAAGCGGTGCCATGATCGGATGGGTGCCGAGCGTGAGGTCCCGCGGGCTGGTCAACTGCAACCCCCGCCGGCGCGGCAGCCAGCGGCCTGGACGCTCCGGGTGCGGGTCAAAGCCCACCACACAGTTGGTATAGAGCGGTTCAATTCCCCAGCTTGTCCGCAGGTAATCCTCGTACTCGTACACCGCGGTCGCGAACGGCAGCGGCGACAACGATTGGATGTAGCCGGTGACGAACAGCGCGCGTCCGGACTCGGCCACCGCATCGAGCACCAGCGTGACATCTGCGGGCGTCATGGTCTGCGGAGCACCGGGTTGCAGCGGGTTCGGATCGCTTGGAGTCGGCGGAAACACGACGTAGATGGTGCGTGCGGCTTCCGCGATGTCGGGCGCTTGTTTCTCAGTGGCGACGTCCCACTCCGCGGTTAAAAAATTCGCCTGGGTCAGAGTCTGGTTCAGTTCCTGGAAAGGGGCCCGCGGCAGCGACTGCGGCATCATCGGATTGAACTGATTCATGTCCGGCTCAAGCAACGGGGGGCCGCCGAACCGTGTGAATACCACCGCCGTGCGTTCCTTTTGTGTGAGTCGCAGGACTGCGGAGGAAAGGGCGGCCTCACCTGCAAAGACGCGCCCACCGCCTCCGGCCTGCAAGCCGCGCTGGTCGAAGGGCCAGACCTCGTAGTGCGGGATGACAAACGCTTCCCGCGCGCTCTCTACGAGAATCGGCGGAGCACTGGGCCAGCGTTGCAGTTCCGCGTACAACGACTCAAGTGCCACCGGCCTGAGCCCCTGAGACTGTTGCAGCATCTCCCGGGCCTCACCCAGCAGCGGAGTGTAGTGCGAGCCAACGCTCAGAAAGTACGCTTCCGCCGCAGCGTTGCCCGCCGCCAGCACGTGTCCCTCACGCTGCAGGTAGCTCAGGGCCGGCTCCAGCGATGCAACGATTTCGGTCAGGCGCTCGCGCACAGCCACCGCTGCGCGGCCGTACTGCGGCAGGTCCGCCGCGGACCAGTCCACGAGTTGCTCGGCAAGCTCGGCCGCGGTCTGGGCGAGCGTCTCGAAGGTGTAGCGCAGGATGTTGAAGTTGTTCTGTTCCGCAAGCGTGGTGTCGGCCTGACCGAGCTGGGTGAGCGACTCCACATCGCCGGTGGTGAGGTCCTGAAAACGCCGGTTAAATTCCGCGAAGCGTTCGAGCAGTTCGCGGTGCGGGCGGGCCTCGTCCGCGTAGGCCGGCAAAGCCCGCAGATCCGCCAGCAGGTTGCGCGTCTCCTGTTTCTGGGTGCTGGGATCGAGCACGCGGGTTGTGACCCGCGCGCCACCAGCGGCATCATAGAGGTCGAGCAGGTCCTTGATCTGGCGGCGCTGCTTGAGGGCCTCCTCGTTGCGACGATCCGGCTCGGCAAAAATCGCCGTGATACGGATGTTCTGGTCCAGCCCGCGCAGGAGCTGGACCGTACGAGAGCTGAGACTGTTCTGCCCGGTGCGGGTCAGGTCGGCACGATACGAAAACCGGCTGCCCGCCCACAGGACAGCCGCAACCGCGAGCAGTGCGAGCGCGATCTGCAACGCGACGTTGAAACCGAACAGCACCCGCCGCTGGGGGGCGTCAAGCACTACCGCCATCGGCGCGACTCCACGACTTTTACGGTGAGAAACAGGAAAAGCAGGGCCAGGGCGAGGAAGAAGACCACGCCGTCGGTCGGCAACTGGCCACGCGCGAACAACGCAAAGCGACCCATGATATCGAGGTGCCGCAGGGCCTCACGCAGGTGGCCCTCCGTGGTGCTCACGAAATACTGGGCTCCAAAGACAATCAGCATCAGCGGAATCGCGCTGAGGATCCAGGCCACGGCCTGGTCGCGCGTCAGACTACTGGCAAACACGCTGCACGCCACGTACAGGCAGCCCAGCAGCAGAAGGCCGAGGTACAGCGCCAGGGTCTCGCCCCAATCAAGCTCACCGAAGACCTGCATCAGGATCGGCAGTGGCAAGGTTCCGGCGAGCATGAACAGGTAGAAGAGCAGAGCCGCAAAATACTTGCCGAAGACGACCTGCCCGTCGGTCACGGGCGCCGTCATCAGGGCTTCGAAAGTCCCGCTGCGATACTCCTCGGCGAGGGTTCGCATCGTCATTGCCGGGACAACGATCGCCAGGATGAAAGGCGACCAGATGAAGATGTCCCGCAACGTGGCCAGGGCCCCCGGCATAAACGTGCTCTGCATCAGCGCCATGACGCCGATCACAAGCCAGTAGCCCGCCACGACCACGTAGCCGATCGGCGAACAGAACAGCGCGAGCAGTTCCCTCTGTGTGATGGCCGCGGACACTCTCATGCCACCGCTCCTGACTTCGCCGCACGGGCGCCACCGCGCGCCGCGAGGATCGCGGACACGAAGTAATCCTCCAGCGAGGCGTGTTTCGCCCGGAGTTCTTCAACGGCGCCGGACGCAATGATGCGCCCCTCAAACAGGATCAGGATCCGGTGGCAAACGGCTTCGACTTCAGCCAACGTGTGGCTGGAGAAGAGGATCGCGCGGCCCGGCGCCAACCCTCGCAGTAACTCGCGCGTCTCGCGGACCTGCGTTGGATCGAGCCCCACAGTGGGTTCGTCAAGAATCAGCACCTTGGGATCATGCAGCAGGGCATCCGCAAGACCGACCCGCTGGCGAAAGCCCTTGGAAAGCTGGCCGATTGGCCGGTGCTCCACCTCTCGCAACCAGCAGCGCTCGATGACCCGCTGGATCGCGACCTCCCGGGCCGGAGCTGCCATGCCGCGCAACTTGCCGCGGAAGTGCAGGTACTCGCGCACGCGCATCTCCGGGTAAAGCGGCACGGACTCGGGCAGGTAGCCCACGGCACTGCGCACCGCCAGGGACTCCTGCACGACGTCGTGCCCGGCGACACGCGCGGCCCCCGAGGTCGGCGGCATGTAGCCCGCCAGGATTCGAATGGTCGTGGTCTTACCGGCTCCGTTCGGACCCAGAAAACCGAAGATCGTGCCCGCGGGTACATTGAACGAAATCCCGTTCACCGCACAGCGGTTGCCATACCATTTCGCGAGGTTGCGAACTTCGATCACCCGTCACTCCTCCCGCGGGGGCACGCGGCGCCCGCAACATGATTGGCAGGTGGTCCAGCACCTCCGCAGGCCGGCTTCATCCGCTGCGGGACAGCACCCGGGATGCCGGAGCAGGCCGGACTGCACTTCATCATCGCCCCGCCAGCCGGCCAGCGCGACGGATTCTACGTAGCAGGTTCCGGGAGTCAAGCCGCGCGGCAGCTACGTCAGCAGTGCCGCGAGCGCCGCGGGTGTCGTGACCGGCGGCGCGCAGGTGCCGCGGCGGCACACGTAGGCGGTCGGCTGCCCGTCCAGTGGCGGCCGATTTGCCAGCATGGGGAGGCGTGTGTTCGGCTGCGCCGGGTCGTGCCAGGCGAGCACGCGGTTGGGAAGGTAGCACGCATAGACGGTTCGGAGCAGGGCCTGAGTACGTTCATCCGCGCGGGGACCCACGACGGCAATTTCAACCGGTCCAGCCGTGGCGAATTCGACGCCGCACAGGAAACGCTCCGACGACCACGGGGATTGGCGCACCGCGCGTGCAAACGTGACCAGCATCTGTGCGGCGCACTTCTGCGCGGCGTGATCCCCGAGCAGCGCCCCCAGCCGCAGCAAGTTCAACAGATGCACCGAGTTGCCCGAAGGAACGGCTGCGTCACGCAAATCCTTGCTCCGCGCGATCAGTGCTTCATGATCGTCGGCCGTGAAGAAAAAGCCGCCCTCCCGCGCGTCCCCGTAGTGCTGCTGCGTAGCGGTGTGCAGCGTAGCGGCCATGTCGAGCCAACGGGGTTCGAAGGTGGCCTCGTACAGTTCGAGCAAACCATCGATGAAGCAGGCATAATCGCTCAGGAAGGCCACCGGCAGCGTGCGGCCATCATGGTAAGAGCGGTGCAAGCGGCCAGCGCACCATTGATGTTGCAGAATGAAGTCGGCGGCGCGCGTGGCGGCCGCTACATAGCGGGGTTCGTCAAGCACGGTACCCGCCCGGGCCAGAGTTGCGATCATCTGGCCGTTCCACTCGCAGAGAATCTTCTCGTCGCGGGCCGGTGCCACGCGGCCAGCGCGCAAGGTGAGCAGTTGCCGGCGTGCCCGGCCGAGACGCTCGCACAGTTCGGCCTTGTCGACGGAGAGCATCTTGGAGCAGCAATCAACATCGCGCAAGGCGCGCAGCACGTTCTTGGGCACCTGGGG encodes:
- the trpE gene encoding anthranilate synthase component I, translated to MKDLYPTYERFEALATRYTSIPLVATIAGDDLTPLSAFGRLQADSAHAFLLESVVGGENVARYSFLAADPARSFETVRERVRIVDHRTGAVREHETSDPLAVLEGLLQRYRTPVLPSLPRFSGGAVGYAAYDTVRYYEHLPNAPEDDRGLPDLLFDIYETMVIFDHVHKLVMIIAHADVPADADPAQRRAAYERAAGEIDGLIVRLSRPMVSPAVRISLPVPLCERWTSNLSREAFERTVEKCKEYIRAGDIFQVVPSQRLLVETHADPLNIYRALRVINPSPFMFYVKTPQVILVGASPEIMCRVEDGVVTNRPLAGTRQRGATEDEDRRLREELINDPKERAEHVMLVDLGRNDVGRVAKPGTVQISDVMMIEYYSHVMHISTNVTAELEEGKTAFDALRAALPVGTVSGAPKVRALQIIDECEPTRRGPYAGAVGYFDFAGNMDTCIALRTLVAQPQPGGGYKTYVQVGAGIVADSIAAREWEETMNKAGSLLSAIRLAEERFEPAQVARTGTEVEVRSQK
- a CDS encoding DUF4340 domain-containing protein, encoding MNFRTTAVLLLLVLAVGAAWLFFPRGDGDTPPATATTPEDDTRYVLDPRPAADDITRVQVERPQRPVLVFERDAKADADSGRMSTWRIVTPLSANADGTKVVGLINTLLGLQSREVLRPGSTGGVTAEEAGLASPQATITLTSETGTQIALEIGRQVVLTNDTYVRVVGTDTIHVVRRDLSPQIRTELRDYRSNRLLDVRTEDIVGVRIEHEGRNYSLSRAEGEWRFNSPLTTYAQADRVRTQLLTPLTQLTAVDFVTDSVAEPERYQLHTPYLLVELTLAPDPSPDDEDAAPPPEARVVRLVAGGKADLDGRRRYVRAAGGTVALVDQAQLVGLIPNVDTLRESRLLRTAAANVRAIELEAGGIAARLERGSDGLWSGTGELAEFDAAAVQAFLAGCEQLRATSFEDEPAALADYGLDAPRATVRLFSNDRATPETLHVGATTPAGRHVYVQVVGNPAVAVVTDSQTAPLANGPLALRSRTIFTFLPGQLRNLSVERGGIVYELERSQDEEWRFLEPDGAPPDRTHVTTLVNDLSRLRAARVVARDATDTYGFKQVALSLRLRLAVSPAPGDESADPPPPAPYVEHVLRVATVDGMAYAQVNDDPHIYELDPTIYRVLTAELIETRLFSLPAGEITQIEIQTPTGTIDFVRRHNTWEFGPDPYVELNLQRLHELADTLAGLRVEHYLVYREANLATWELDAAPFRVRIRVADGHDFQLHLRPESPGELPRLAALVEENRIFRLSAADTERLIRGFDYYLAQPEAPAGPASGQP
- a CDS encoding Gldg family protein, yielding MAVVLDAPQRRVLFGFNVALQIALALLAVAAVLWAGSRFSYRADLTRTGQNSLSSRTVQLLRGLDQNIRITAIFAEPDRRNEEALKQRRQIKDLLDLYDAAGGARVTTRVLDPSTQKQETRNLLADLRALPAYADEARPHRELLERFAEFNRRFQDLTTGDVESLTQLGQADTTLAEQNNFNILRYTFETLAQTAAELAEQLVDWSAADLPQYGRAAVAVRERLTEIVASLEPALSYLQREGHVLAAGNAAAEAYFLSVGSHYTPLLGEAREMLQQSQGLRPVALESLYAELQRWPSAPPILVESAREAFVIPHYEVWPFDQRGLQAGGGGRVFAGEAALSSAVLRLTQKERTAVVFTRFGGPPLLEPDMNQFNPMMPQSLPRAPFQELNQTLTQANFLTAEWDVATEKQAPDIAEAARTIYVVFPPTPSDPNPLQPGAPQTMTPADVTLVLDAVAESGRALFVTGYIQSLSPLPFATAVYEYEDYLRTSWGIEPLYTNCVVGFDPHPERPGRWLPRRRGLQLTSPRDLTLGTHPIMAPLAGETFAVALAAPLRLLPAESRPANLRIEPLLSVPDTESIWAVTDLNRLQELLASPGRLEQGLERGTDLIPPPFPLAVAAEGPQDRRLVVLSAQRVFDDQFANQAALRQVGALLVQVPLFSGNVDFLLNSLHWLAGEADRIAVGPRSASVPRLQRLDEYTATRVLPWILVVVWPATALLAGVGAWLVRRR
- a CDS encoding ABC transporter permease codes for the protein MRVSAAITQRELLALFCSPIGYVVVAGYWLVIGVMALMQSTFMPGALATLRDIFIWSPFILAIVVPAMTMRTLAEEYRSGTFEALMTAPVTDGQVVFGKYFAALLFYLFMLAGTLPLPILMQVFGELDWGETLALYLGLLLLGCLYVACSVFASSLTRDQAVAWILSAIPLMLIVFGAQYFVSTTEGHLREALRHLDIMGRFALFARGQLPTDGVVFFLALALLFLFLTVKVVESRRWR
- a CDS encoding ATP-binding cassette domain-containing protein — protein: MIEVRNLAKWYGNRCAVNGISFNVPAGTIFGFLGPNGAGKTTTIRILAGYMPPTSGAARVAGHDVVQESLAVRSAVGYLPESVPLYPEMRVREYLHFRGKLRGMAAPAREVAIQRVIERCWLREVEHRPIGQLSKGFRQRVGLADALLHDPKVLILDEPTVGLDPTQVRETRELLRGLAPGRAILFSSHTLAEVEAVCHRILILFEGRIIASGAVEELRAKHASLEDYFVSAILAARGGARAAKSGAVA